The region ACCAGCCCGGCGGTATTGTTGAGAAAGAAGCCCCTATTCACATCTCCAACATTCAGGTTGTGTGCCCCGCTTGCACAAAAGCAACCCGCGTTGGCGTACGTGAGACCGAAGACGGAAAGAACATCCGTTTTTGTAAAAAATGTAACGAAATCATCGACTAGGGTTTTGCGATGACACGTCTCGAACAAATATATACGGACAAGGTCGCCCCGGCTCTTAACAAAGAGTTCGGGTACAAGAGCTCGATGGAGATTCCCGGTATCAAGGCAATCTCTCTTAACATCGGACTCGGTGAAGCAAGCCAGAACGCTAAGCTCATCGACGGTGCTGTGGAAGAACTGACCGCTATTGCTGGTCAGCGCGCAGTCGTCACCAGAGCGAAAAAGTCAATTGCAGCTTTTAAGCTGCGCGAAGGAATGCCTGTAGGTTCCCGTGTAACTCTTCGCAGAGATCTCATGTGGGACTTCCTGGACAAGCTGATCAGCTTTGCACTTCCTCGTGTACGCGACTTTCGCGGTATTCCTGACAAAGGCTTCGATGGACGCGGTAACTTCACCCTCGGAATCAAGGAACTGACTATCTTTCCTGAGATTCAGCTCGATAAGATCGAGATCACCAAGGGTATGAACGTGACTATCGTCACCTCAGCTAAAACTGATAAAGAAGGCAAGATGCTCCTCGAGCTTCTTGGTATGCCCTTCAAGAAATAGGAGGATATCGTTTTGGCCAGGACAGCTTTAAAAGTTAAGGCGAAACGTAAGCCTAAGTTCAAAGTGCGCGAATATAACAGATGCCCCATCTGCGGTCGTCCTCGTGCATTCCTGCGCAAATACGGCATCTGCCGTATCTGCTTCAGGGAAAAGGCCCTTGCGGGTGAACTTCCCGGCGTGCGTAAAGCCAGCTGGTAATATAAGGAGTTTAAAATGCCTGTTGTCGATCCTATCGCCGATATGCTGACCCGCATTCGCAATGCTCACGGTGCTTATCACAAGACCGTGGCCATTCCCGGGTCCAAGATCAAAACAGCAATCGCCGGGATTCTGAAGGATGAAGGTTACATCGTTGACTTCACTGCTGAAGATAACGAAATTAACGTCACCCTCAAGTATGTTGATGGAAAAGCCCTTATTAGCGGCATGAAGAAAATCAGCACACCCGGTCGTCGCGTGTTTGTAGGCGTTGAAGATATTCCCTCTGTCCTTAACGGACTCGGGATTTGCATACTTTCCACTTCAAAGGGCGTAGTTGACGGCGTTAAAGCGAAAGAGCTTAACGTTGGCGGCGAACTCTTGTGCGAAATCTGGTAGAGAGGTTTTATTATGTCCAGAATTGGAAAAAAACCTATTGAGATACCTTCCGGAGTGGAAGTAACTGTTGGTGCTGACGTGGTTTCCGTAAAGGGCCCCAAAGGCACCATCACCACACCGGTACACCCCATGGTCAGCTTCACTGTTGCTGATAATGTGGTCGAGGTGAAGAGGTCTGGCGATTCCCGTCAGGAACGTGCTCAGCACGGCCTGCATCGCTCCTTGCTTTCCAACTGCATTGAAGGAGTCTCCAAAGGCTTCTCCAAGACTTTGGAAGTAGTCGGTGTAGGTTACAAGGTTAACGTACAGGGTAAGAACATCGTTTTGAACGTTGGTTTCTCCCACCCCGTTAACTATGAACTGCCTGCTGGAATCGAAGCTAACGCAGAAGGCAACACCAAACTCACCATCAGCGGCGTAGATAAGCAGCTGGTCGGTGAAGTTGCTGCGCAGCTTCGTCGTGTACGTCCGCCGGAGCCTTACAAAGGCAAAGGCATCAAGTACATTGATGAACAGATCAGACGCAAAGCCGGTAAGTCCGGTAAATAGTAGGGTAAAGCCATGAAAATGACTAAAGAACAGGCAAGACAGCGTAAAAAGATCCGCATCCGCAAGAAAATCAGCGGTACTGCAGCTCGCCCGCGTCTTGTTGTATTCCGTTCAAATAAGCACATCTACGCTCAGCTCGTGGATGATCTGATTGGCAAAACCGTGACCGCTTCTTCTTCCAAAGCCCTCGCCAAAGATGGTGAAGCTCTTAAGCTCACCTGCGAGACTGCAGCTCAGGTCGGTAAAGACATCGCTGCCAAGGCTAAGGAACTGAAGATCGAAACAGTCGTATTCGACCGTAGCGGTTATATCTATCACGGCAGGGTCAAGGCCCTGGCAGACGGCGCTCGTGAGGGTGGCCTGAAATTCTAAACTTATGGGAATATCCATGGAACAGAATGATCTGGGTCTGATTGAAAAAATCGTTTACCTCAACCGAGTTGCTAAAGTTGTAAAGGGTGGTAGAAGGTTCTCCTTCAGTGCCCTGGTTGTGGTAGGTGACGGTAAAGGTCAGGTCGGTTTCGGACTTGGTAAGGCAAACGAGGTTCCGGAAGCTATCAGAAAAGCTTCTGAGAAAGCTCGCAAAGAAATGATCACCGTACCTCTTCTGGACGGTACTCTTCCTTACGAAGTTCTCGGCCGTTACGGTGCAGGACGCGTAATGCTCAAGCCCGCTTCCAAGGGTACCGGTATCATCGCCGGTGGTCCCGTGCGTGCGGTACTTGAAGTTGTAGGCGTACACGATATCCTTACCAAGGCTATCGGCACCAACAACCCGCATAACGTCCTTCGCGCGACTGTCGCCGGTCTCGCTTCTCTGCGCAGCGCAGAAGAAGTAGGCCAGCTTCGCGGGAAGAAAGTTGTGACTCCCAGAAAGTAGGAGGACATAGTTATGCTTAAGGTAAAACTCGTTCGCAGCATGATCGGCTGCAATCCCAAACAGCGTGCCACTGTTAAGGCACTGGGACTGCGTAAGATCAGACAGGAAAAAAGCTTTGAAGATACTCCCGTTATCCGCGGGATGATCAAAAAAGTTGAGCACCTTGTGGAGGTAACTGAATCATGAGGCTGCACGAAATATATCCGTTCCAAGAGGAACGTAAGAATCGCAAGCGCGTAGGTCGCG is a window of Desulfovibrio sp. JC010 DNA encoding:
- the rplX gene encoding 50S ribosomal protein L24 encodes the protein MNKIHVDDKVMVIAGKDKGKIGKVLKINRKKDVVLIEQVNMVSRHTKPNPYANQPGGIVEKEAPIHISNIQVVCPACTKATRVGVRETEDGKNIRFCKKCNEIID
- the rplE gene encoding 50S ribosomal protein L5, encoding MTRLEQIYTDKVAPALNKEFGYKSSMEIPGIKAISLNIGLGEASQNAKLIDGAVEELTAIAGQRAVVTRAKKSIAAFKLREGMPVGSRVTLRRDLMWDFLDKLISFALPRVRDFRGIPDKGFDGRGNFTLGIKELTIFPEIQLDKIEITKGMNVTIVTSAKTDKEGKMLLELLGMPFKK
- a CDS encoding type Z 30S ribosomal protein S14 yields the protein MARTALKVKAKRKPKFKVREYNRCPICGRPRAFLRKYGICRICFREKALAGELPGVRKASW
- the rpsH gene encoding 30S ribosomal protein S8 translates to MPVVDPIADMLTRIRNAHGAYHKTVAIPGSKIKTAIAGILKDEGYIVDFTAEDNEINVTLKYVDGKALISGMKKISTPGRRVFVGVEDIPSVLNGLGICILSTSKGVVDGVKAKELNVGGELLCEIW
- the rplF gene encoding 50S ribosomal protein L6: MSRIGKKPIEIPSGVEVTVGADVVSVKGPKGTITTPVHPMVSFTVADNVVEVKRSGDSRQERAQHGLHRSLLSNCIEGVSKGFSKTLEVVGVGYKVNVQGKNIVLNVGFSHPVNYELPAGIEANAEGNTKLTISGVDKQLVGEVAAQLRRVRPPEPYKGKGIKYIDEQIRRKAGKSGK
- the rplR gene encoding 50S ribosomal protein L18 — protein: MKMTKEQARQRKKIRIRKKISGTAARPRLVVFRSNKHIYAQLVDDLIGKTVTASSSKALAKDGEALKLTCETAAQVGKDIAAKAKELKIETVVFDRSGYIYHGRVKALADGAREGGLKF
- the rpsE gene encoding 30S ribosomal protein S5, producing MEQNDLGLIEKIVYLNRVAKVVKGGRRFSFSALVVVGDGKGQVGFGLGKANEVPEAIRKASEKARKEMITVPLLDGTLPYEVLGRYGAGRVMLKPASKGTGIIAGGPVRAVLEVVGVHDILTKAIGTNNPHNVLRATVAGLASLRSAEEVGQLRGKKVVTPRK
- the rpmD gene encoding 50S ribosomal protein L30; translated protein: MLKVKLVRSMIGCNPKQRATVKALGLRKIRQEKSFEDTPVIRGMIKKVEHLVEVTES